In one window of Bemisia tabaci chromosome 6, PGI_BMITA_v3 DNA:
- the LOC140224795 gene encoding uncharacterized protein yields the protein MGRCCCVPGCKSNYASSSGPDVSTFKFPDPAKEPERHAKWLSALSRDSFTPTKSSVVCMIHFHPQFVVTHDEFKSKEGSIIRVERQRPKLTDDAYPSIFPNQPIYRSTVPAKRRKDPAEREQDMAQVQLKRNFQLQDEKDIIPSFEKLKEGLSKRNESLKSILHPGYIILIKAEDDEFDTVPFIICAKIYKELTVKVFNNFAELPGEMFKSCLGPNLKCDRWSFDSLIQMLPQRDVRPLKEKVICFAEKISDAVVWSEPVADIETERAAKLNFLVEQLKLAVATNIRYSPEMLKWAAAIFYTFPGTYKSMRATQQLTLPHQRYLRKLLCKIGNDDCGMGPTQRAFLIEKFKLLSASGFLYKQRPFIL from the coding sequence ATGGGTAGATGCTGCTGTGTGCCTGGCTGCAAATCTAATTATGCAAGCTCCTCTGGTCCTGATGTCTCAACCTTTAAATTCCCTGATCCTGCCAAAGAGCCAGAGCGTCATGCAAAATGGTTGAGTGCTCTCAGTAGGGATAGCTTTACGCCTACCAAAAGTTCTGTAGTATGCATGATCCACTTCCATCCTCAGTTTGTTGTGACGCATGATGAGTTTAAGAGCAAAGAGGGCTCTATCATTCGAGTTGAGAGACAGAGACCAAAATTGACTGACGATGCTTATCCCTCTATCTTTCCCAACCAACCCATATACCGATCAACTGTCCCTGCTAAACGAAGAAAAGATCCTGCAGAGCGAGAGCAAGACATGGCTCAAGTtcaattgaaaagaaatttccaGCTACAAGACGAGAAAGACATAATCCCtagctttgaaaaattaaaggaggGTCTTTCAAAGAGGAACGAATCTTTAAAGTCAATATTACACCCTGGTTATATTATTCTCATTAAAGCAGAAGATGATGAATTTGATACAGTGCCATTCATCATCTGTGCAAAAATTTATAAGGAATTGACTGTGaaagtttttaataattttgctgAGCTACCAGGAGAAATGTTCAAGTCTTGTCTTGGCCCGAATCTGAAATGTGATCGTTGGTCATTTGATTCATTGATTCAAATGTTACCACAGAGAGATGTAAGGCCCCTAAAAGAGAAAGTAATttgttttgcagaaaaaatatCTGATGCAGTGGTATGGTCTGAGCCAGTTGCCGATATTGAAACTGAAAGGGCAGCAAAACTTAATTTCCTGGTTGAGCAGTTAAAGTTAGCTGTAGCTACCAACATACGCTACTCACCGGAAATGCTTAAGTGGGCGGctgcaattttttacactttCCCCGGAACTTACAAGTCAATGAGAGCCACGCAGCAATTGACACTCCCCCACCAAAGGTACCTGCGAAAACTCCTCTGCAAAATTGGAAATGACGATTGCGGGATGGGACCAACTCAAAGGGCTTTTCtgatagaaaaatttaaattactcTCAGCTAGCGGATTTTTATACAAGCAGCGACCCTTCATACTGTGA